The proteins below are encoded in one region of Fibrella aestuarina BUZ 2:
- the bioB gene encoding biotin synthase BioB: MRTDWTRDEIADIYNSPVLDLIYRAATVHRQHHDPQEVQVCTLLSVKTGGCPEDCAYCPQAARYHTNVKTHKLLEVGEVLEAASRAQASGSSRFCMGAAWREVRDNRDFDKVLDMVRGVNAMGMEVCCTLGMLTDSQAQKLKEAGLYAYNHNLDTSEEFYGDIITTRTYDDRLDTLGHVRDAGISVCSGGIIGMGESHNDRIGMLLTLATLPEHPESVPVNALVPVEGTPLEEQERVSVWEMVRMIATARITMPNAMVRLSAGRVRMTTEEQALCFLAGANSIFAGDKLLTTPNPDVDADQQLFQTLNIKPRAAFKNEQGQAAVKFEQIPV, from the coding sequence ATGCGTACCGACTGGACTCGCGACGAAATTGCCGACATCTACAATAGCCCGGTGTTAGACCTCATCTACCGGGCAGCGACCGTTCACCGCCAACACCATGACCCGCAGGAAGTGCAGGTATGTACGCTGCTGTCGGTGAAAACGGGTGGTTGCCCCGAAGACTGCGCCTATTGCCCGCAGGCCGCGCGCTACCACACCAACGTGAAAACACACAAGCTGCTGGAAGTAGGCGAAGTGTTGGAAGCCGCTAGCCGGGCGCAGGCCTCGGGCAGCAGCCGGTTCTGCATGGGGGCAGCCTGGCGCGAAGTACGCGACAACCGCGATTTCGACAAGGTACTCGACATGGTGCGTGGCGTCAACGCCATGGGGATGGAGGTGTGCTGCACCCTCGGCATGCTCACCGACAGCCAGGCCCAAAAGTTGAAGGAAGCGGGGCTCTACGCCTACAACCATAATCTGGATACAAGCGAAGAATTTTACGGCGACATCATCACGACACGTACCTACGACGACCGCCTCGATACGCTCGGCCACGTGCGCGACGCGGGTATCTCAGTTTGCTCGGGAGGGATCATCGGCATGGGCGAATCGCACAACGACCGGATCGGTATGTTGCTGACGCTGGCTACGCTGCCGGAACACCCCGAGTCGGTGCCGGTCAATGCGTTGGTGCCGGTGGAAGGCACACCGCTGGAGGAGCAGGAACGCGTGTCGGTTTGGGAAATGGTTCGCATGATTGCCACGGCCCGCATTACCATGCCCAACGCGATGGTGCGGCTCTCAGCCGGGCGGGTCCGCATGACCACCGAAGAACAGGCGCTGTGCTTTCTGGCCGGTGCCAACTCGATCTTCGCGGGCGACAAACTGCTTACCACACCCAACCCCGACGTCGACGCCGATCAGCAGTTATTCCAGACGCTGAACATCAAACCCCGCGCTGCTTTCAAAAACGAGCAGGGCCAGGCAGCAGTTAAATTCGAGCAAATCCCGGTTTAA
- a CDS encoding thioredoxin family protein translates to MPMRVSFILLFCLATLNTLAQKGIAFQQAPISVVLKTAQKAQKPVFVEIYSPDCHVCQSFIPILADSRVGKSYNSKFVSTKLDIGQPATQNWLKAKKLYVPSLPLFLYLDSSGDIIHFAMSQNSADEVIRHGNNAVTASARSNTWKQRFASGDKSPNFLIDLAMYSRVTCDTNTNIAAMEAYAAQQPANTHANQNNWLVLQKLIIDMNNPLAKSLVSNINLYKQQYGKPAVDVAENILMSSLYSSRGLRYSPAQIQQVYNGLVQIGIDPKTASSRTLLPEVNAYFKLGQGARAAERMNNHINTHSLSVPEYIYVARLFNRASPDAADVTYLTKWIGKALSLRTTTGEQADLYYEQADAYRRAGKTADAKQAAQRSLELARAGQIDTKRNTDQLNKLK, encoded by the coding sequence ATGCCCATGCGCGTTTCGTTCATCTTGCTCTTTTGCCTGGCTACGCTCAACACGTTGGCCCAGAAGGGTATCGCCTTTCAGCAGGCACCCATCAGCGTTGTGCTCAAGACCGCGCAGAAAGCGCAGAAACCGGTCTTCGTGGAGATCTATTCGCCTGACTGCCATGTGTGCCAGAGCTTCATCCCGATTCTGGCCGACAGCCGGGTGGGCAAATCGTACAACAGCAAGTTTGTCAGCACGAAACTCGACATCGGGCAACCGGCCACGCAGAACTGGCTGAAGGCCAAAAAGTTATACGTGCCTTCGTTGCCTCTGTTTCTGTACCTCGATTCTAGCGGCGACATCATTCACTTCGCCATGAGCCAGAACAGCGCCGATGAAGTCATCCGCCACGGTAACAACGCCGTAACGGCCTCGGCCCGGAGCAACACCTGGAAGCAGCGGTTCGCGAGTGGGGATAAGTCGCCCAACTTCCTGATCGATCTGGCCATGTATAGCCGGGTCACCTGTGACACCAACACCAACATCGCGGCGATGGAAGCCTACGCCGCCCAGCAGCCCGCCAACACCCATGCCAACCAGAACAACTGGCTGGTGTTGCAGAAGCTGATCATCGACATGAACAATCCGCTGGCCAAAAGCCTGGTCAGCAACATCAACCTGTACAAGCAGCAGTACGGCAAACCGGCGGTCGACGTGGCCGAGAACATCCTGATGTCGTCGCTGTATAGCAGCAGGGGCCTGCGCTATTCCCCCGCCCAGATTCAGCAGGTGTACAACGGGCTGGTACAGATCGGTATCGACCCCAAAACGGCCTCATCGCGCACGTTGCTGCCCGAAGTAAACGCTTATTTCAAACTGGGGCAGGGCGCCCGCGCCGCCGAGCGGATGAACAACCACATCAACACGCATTCGTTGTCGGTGCCGGAATATATCTACGTGGCCCGCCTTTTCAACCGCGCCTCGCCCGACGCCGCCGACGTAACGTACCTGACCAAATGGATTGGTAAAGCGCTTTCGCTCAGAACCACTACCGGTGAGCAGGCCGACCTCTATTACGAGCAAGCCGACGCCTACCGCCGCGCTGGCAAAACCGCCGACGCCAAACAGGCCGCTCAACGCTCACTCGAACTGGCCCGCGCCGGTCAGATCGACACCAAACGAAATACAGACCAGCTTAACAAACTCAAATAG
- the gldC gene encoding gliding motility protein GldC: MRQSEINFTIELDNENVPDKIYWDATDNPNEGLNDTKAISVAVWDNYHRNTLKIDLWTKDMEVGDMKRFMVEIMGGIASTVRGATGDEAMADDIDNLCRSLSKRIEAEFRAENQK, from the coding sequence ATGCGCCAGTCCGAAATCAACTTCACGATTGAATTAGACAACGAGAACGTACCCGACAAAATCTATTGGGACGCGACCGACAACCCCAACGAAGGCCTCAACGACACGAAAGCCATTTCGGTCGCCGTTTGGGATAACTACCACCGCAACACGCTGAAAATCGACTTGTGGACCAAAGACATGGAAGTGGGCGATATGAAGCGGTTTATGGTCGAGATCATGGGTGGTATTGCCAGCACCGTGCGCGGCGCGACCGGCGACGAAGCCATGGCCGATGATATCGACAACCTGTGCCGTTCCCTCAGCAAGCGAATCGAAGCCGAATTCCGCGCCGAGAACCAGAAATGA
- a CDS encoding alkaline phosphatase family protein, protein MQKTVVIDIVGLSTSVLGKHTPFLTQYIAKRHLTHVRPVLPAVTTTAQSCYITGKWPSEHGIVGNGWYDRRDAEVKFWKQSNRLVEAEKIWERAKREDPSFTCSKMFWWYNMYASVDYSVTPRPQYHADGLKMPDCYAHPASLRDELTAKLGTFPLFTFWGPNTSLKSSKWIADASMYVDDQHNPTLTLIYLPHLDYCLQKYGVDLARIAPDLREIDQLVAELVAFYEKKDTRVILLSEYGINNVNRPVYINRALREAGLIAVRVEAGRELLDAGASAAFAAPDHQIAHVYVNDPAQVSRVKAMLEKLPGVAEVLDEAGKKAHHLDHERSGDLVAIAEPDSWFAYYYWLDDAKKPDYAQLVDIHRKPGYDPAELFMDQTNPLIKAKAGYKLARKLLGFRYLMDVISLDATLVKGSHGGVDVGQEYYPILVTDQPASASEIDAIDVYDVIWKHLTEAVLTEKA, encoded by the coding sequence ATGCAAAAGACCGTTGTCATTGATATTGTTGGCCTGAGTACGAGCGTGTTGGGTAAGCATACACCCTTCCTGACGCAGTACATCGCCAAGCGGCACCTGACCCACGTGCGGCCCGTACTGCCCGCCGTGACCACCACCGCCCAGAGCTGCTACATCACGGGCAAATGGCCGAGCGAACACGGGATCGTGGGCAACGGCTGGTATGACCGCCGCGACGCCGAAGTCAAATTCTGGAAGCAGTCGAACCGGCTGGTCGAGGCCGAGAAGATCTGGGAACGCGCCAAACGCGAGGACCCGAGCTTCACCTGCTCGAAGATGTTCTGGTGGTACAACATGTACGCCTCGGTCGATTATTCAGTGACGCCACGGCCGCAGTACCACGCCGACGGCCTGAAAATGCCCGACTGCTACGCTCACCCCGCCTCCCTCCGCGACGAGCTCACGGCCAAGCTGGGTACGTTCCCGCTGTTTACGTTCTGGGGCCCCAACACCAGCCTGAAATCATCGAAGTGGATTGCCGACGCGTCGATGTACGTGGATGATCAGCACAACCCGACGCTGACGCTCATCTACCTGCCCCACCTCGATTACTGCCTCCAGAAATACGGCGTCGACCTGGCCCGTATCGCGCCCGACCTGCGCGAGATCGACCAGCTTGTGGCCGAACTGGTGGCCTTTTACGAGAAGAAAGACACGCGGGTCATCCTGTTGTCGGAATACGGCATCAACAACGTTAACCGCCCTGTTTACATCAACCGGGCCCTGCGCGAAGCGGGCCTGATTGCCGTGCGGGTCGAGGCGGGCCGCGAACTGCTCGATGCGGGCGCATCAGCCGCGTTTGCCGCCCCCGACCACCAGATTGCCCACGTCTACGTGAACGACCCTGCGCAGGTATCGCGCGTGAAGGCGATGCTGGAGAAACTGCCGGGTGTGGCCGAGGTGCTCGACGAAGCGGGTAAAAAAGCCCATCACCTTGACCACGAACGGTCGGGGGATCTGGTCGCCATTGCCGAGCCCGATAGTTGGTTTGCGTATTATTACTGGCTCGACGACGCCAAAAAGCCCGATTACGCCCAGCTCGTCGACATTCACCGCAAGCCCGGCTACGACCCCGCCGAGCTCTTCATGGACCAGACCAACCCGCTCATCAAAGCCAAAGCCGGGTATAAACTGGCCCGTAAGTTGCTGGGATTCCGGTATTTGATGGATGTTATTTCGCTCGACGCCACGCTGGTGAAAGGCTCGCACGGCGGGGTCGATGTGGGGCAGGAATACTACCCCATCCTTGTCACCGACCAGCCCGCGTCGGCTTCCGAAATCGACGCTATCGACGTGTACGACGTAATCTGGAAACACCTGACCGAGGCAGTACTGACCGAAAAAGCGTAA
- the eboE gene encoding metabolite traffic protein EboE has translation MHFGYCTNIHPGEAWDDHFRHLREQVPAVKAAQSPDAPLGLGLRVANQASLDLAQPERVAALQRWLTEAGCYVFTMNGFPYGGFHDQRVKDHVHAPDWTTTARVDYTIRLFRLLAQLLPDDLTEGGVSTSPLSYQHWWETPAAAYKAMLKSTQHILLVLDELMRLRTETGKVLHLDIEPEPDGLLDNLDDFLDWYTNTLRPAARTYLAEQRGLSATEADAAVHDHIQLCYDICHMAVTYETTDQAIQKLTEAGIRVGKIQISSALHIDFSMDGAAKLDAIRAFDEPTYLHQVVARLADGTRQRFADLPDALAAYDPDTHREWRIHFHVPLFLETYGLLGSTQQDVVTTLHWQRTKPFTDQLEVETYTWGVLPADAQLPISESIARELAWVKTCLEG, from the coding sequence ATGCATTTCGGTTACTGCACAAATATCCACCCTGGTGAGGCGTGGGACGATCATTTTCGGCACCTTCGCGAGCAGGTACCGGCGGTCAAAGCGGCTCAGTCGCCCGATGCGCCGCTGGGACTGGGCCTGCGGGTCGCCAATCAGGCGAGCCTGGATCTGGCCCAACCCGAGCGGGTGGCTGCGCTTCAACGCTGGTTGACCGAGGCCGGTTGTTACGTCTTTACGATGAACGGCTTTCCCTATGGCGGCTTCCACGATCAGCGGGTGAAAGACCACGTGCACGCGCCCGACTGGACCACCACCGCACGCGTTGACTACACCATCCGGCTCTTCCGGCTGCTGGCGCAACTGCTGCCCGACGACCTGACCGAAGGCGGCGTGTCGACCTCGCCCCTCTCCTACCAGCACTGGTGGGAAACCCCGGCCGCGGCCTACAAGGCCATGTTGAAAAGCACGCAGCACATCCTGCTGGTACTCGATGAACTGATGCGGCTGCGCACGGAAACCGGCAAGGTGCTCCACCTCGACATCGAGCCCGAACCCGACGGTCTGCTCGATAACCTCGACGATTTTCTGGACTGGTACACCAACACGCTACGCCCCGCCGCCCGAACGTACCTGGCCGAGCAACGTGGCCTCAGCGCCACCGAAGCCGATGCGGCTGTGCACGACCACATTCAGCTTTGTTACGACATCTGCCACATGGCGGTTACCTACGAAACCACCGATCAGGCGATTCAGAAGCTGACCGAAGCGGGGATTCGGGTCGGAAAAATTCAGATCAGTTCGGCCCTGCACATCGACTTTTCGATGGATGGAGCGGCCAAGCTCGATGCCATCCGGGCGTTTGACGAACCAACGTACCTGCATCAGGTGGTAGCCCGCCTCGCCGACGGCACCCGTCAGCGCTTCGCCGACCTGCCCGACGCCCTCGCCGCCTACGATCCCGACACGCACCGCGAGTGGCGCATCCACTTCCACGTACCCTTGTTTCTGGAAACCTACGGGCTGCTGGGCTCCACCCAACAGGACGTGGTTACGACCCTTCACTGGCAACGTACCAAACCATTTACCGATCAGTTGGAAGTGGAAACCTACACCTGGGGCGTGCTGCCCGCCGATGCCCAACTACCCATCAGCGAATCCATCGCCCGCGAACTGGCGTGGGTAAAAACCTGTCTGGAGGGGTAA
- a CDS encoding 3-dehydroquinate synthase, with the protein MNQLEQSFSVPFTYTVSFTEHLFASDNTLFRDWLTQSARRSGTQLTRKLLFVIDSGVLAAHPTLPANIQTYFADVPGLRVVDEPMVVPGGELAKNSPELVDQLIDAVDRYGIDRHSYIAAIGGGAVLDLVGYAAAIAHRGVRHIRIPTTVLSQNDSGVGVKNGVNWGGKKNFVGTFAPPVAVFNDAAFLGTLDDRDWRSGISEAIKVALIKDRPFFEWLDTNADALANRDAEAMSYLVYRCAQLHMQHIAGGDPFEMGSARPLDFGHWAAHKLEYLTDFSVRHGEAVAIGIALDTVYSQLAGRITATDADRVLSVLQRLGFDLFHPALAENGGENLRRGLTEFQEHLGGELTITLLDALGQGVEVHEMDTALIQQAIEKLENTLMHNAH; encoded by the coding sequence ATGAACCAACTTGAACAGTCGTTCAGCGTGCCGTTTACGTATACCGTATCATTTACCGAGCACCTGTTCGCTTCCGACAATACGCTTTTCCGCGACTGGCTGACGCAATCGGCCCGCCGTTCGGGCACCCAACTCACCCGTAAACTTCTGTTTGTCATCGATAGCGGTGTACTGGCAGCCCATCCCACACTGCCGGCCAACATCCAGACGTATTTTGCCGACGTACCTGGCCTGCGCGTCGTGGATGAACCGATGGTGGTACCGGGTGGCGAACTGGCCAAAAACAGCCCCGAACTGGTCGACCAACTGATCGACGCCGTCGACCGCTACGGGATCGACCGGCATTCCTACATCGCCGCCATCGGTGGTGGAGCCGTACTCGATCTGGTTGGGTATGCGGCGGCCATTGCCCACCGGGGCGTGCGGCACATCCGCATCCCCACGACGGTGCTCTCGCAGAACGACTCGGGCGTGGGTGTCAAGAACGGCGTCAACTGGGGCGGCAAAAAGAACTTCGTGGGTACGTTTGCCCCGCCCGTTGCCGTCTTCAACGACGCCGCTTTTCTGGGTACGTTGGACGATCGCGACTGGCGCTCGGGCATTTCGGAAGCCATCAAAGTGGCGCTCATCAAAGACCGGCCGTTTTTTGAGTGGCTCGACACCAACGCCGATGCCCTGGCCAACCGGGACGCCGAGGCCATGAGCTACCTCGTTTACCGCTGCGCCCAACTGCACATGCAGCACATTGCGGGGGGCGATCCGTTTGAGATGGGCTCAGCCCGCCCGCTCGACTTTGGTCACTGGGCGGCCCACAAGCTCGAATACCTCACCGATTTCTCGGTGCGGCACGGTGAGGCCGTCGCCATCGGCATTGCGCTTGATACGGTCTATTCGCAACTGGCGGGCCGCATTACCGCTACGGATGCCGACCGGGTGCTGTCGGTGCTGCAACGGCTAGGCTTCGACCTGTTTCACCCGGCGCTGGCCGAGAACGGGGGCGAAAACCTCCGCCGGGGCCTCACCGAATTCCAGGAACACCTCGGTGGCGAACTGACGATTACGCTGCTGGATGCGCTCGGGCAGGGCGTGGAAGTCCACGAGATGGATACCGCGCTGATTCAGCAGGCCATCGAGAAGCTGGAAAATACATTAATGCACAATGCCCACTGA
- a CDS encoding DUF1028 domain-containing protein, producing MRLLSLFLLCASLTAHAQRTRQGEPFAHTFSIVARDEATGDLAVGVQSHWFSVGTTVSWGEAGVGVVATQSFTNKSFGIRGLRLLKEGKTAQQTLDELLQTDEGRDVRQVAIADAKGNVAVHTGAKCIDFAGHHKGATYSVQANMMLNSTVPDAMAAAFEKNKAMPLPERVLSALNAAQAAGGDIRGRQSAVLLVVKGKATDAPWDDNHLVDLRVDDAEQPLAELGRLLRTHRAYEYMNAGDLATEKNDMKGAMDAYGAAMKLFPKNLEMKYWTAIALANTKQVAKAVQLLKPIYAQDANWRELTRRLPKVGLLTVSAPELAQLVK from the coding sequence ATGCGTCTACTCTCCCTATTTCTGCTCTGCGCGTCGCTGACTGCCCACGCGCAACGTACCCGCCAAGGTGAGCCGTTTGCTCATACGTTTTCCATTGTGGCCCGCGACGAAGCCACCGGCGATCTGGCCGTGGGCGTGCAAAGTCACTGGTTTTCGGTGGGCACCACTGTGTCGTGGGGTGAGGCGGGCGTTGGCGTGGTGGCTACCCAGTCGTTTACCAATAAATCGTTCGGGATCCGGGGGCTGCGACTGCTGAAAGAAGGCAAAACGGCCCAGCAGACCCTCGACGAACTACTCCAGACCGATGAAGGGCGTGACGTCCGGCAGGTAGCGATTGCCGATGCCAAAGGCAACGTAGCCGTGCACACGGGCGCTAAATGCATCGACTTCGCTGGTCATCACAAAGGCGCCACTTATTCGGTGCAGGCCAACATGATGCTCAACAGCACCGTGCCCGATGCGATGGCGGCGGCGTTCGAGAAAAACAAGGCGATGCCCCTGCCGGAGCGGGTGCTGAGCGCCCTCAACGCGGCGCAGGCAGCGGGTGGCGACATTCGCGGGCGGCAGTCGGCGGTGTTGCTGGTGGTGAAAGGCAAAGCCACAGACGCCCCCTGGGACGATAATCACCTGGTCGATCTGCGCGTCGACGATGCCGAACAGCCGCTGGCTGAACTGGGGCGGCTGCTACGTACCCACCGCGCTTACGAGTATATGAACGCGGGTGATCTGGCGACGGAGAAAAACGACATGAAAGGAGCCATGGACGCCTACGGGGCAGCCATGAAACTCTTTCCGAAGAACCTCGAAATGAAATACTGGACGGCTATTGCGCTCGCCAACACCAAACAGGTCGCTAAAGCCGTGCAGCTGCTAAAGCCTATCTACGCCCAGGATGCCAACTGGCGTGAACTCACCCGCCGCCTCCCCAAAGTAGGCTTGCTGACCGTTTCCGCCCCCGAACTGGCCCAACTGGTGAAGTAA
- the eboC gene encoding UbiA-like protein EboC (EboC, a homolog the polyprenyltransferase UbiA, belongs to system of proteins involved in the trafficking of precursor metabolites to an extracytoplasmic compartment so that the biosynthesis of certain natural products, such as scytonemin, can be completed.), with amino-acid sequence MKSYLQLMRPANLLTAAADVLAGAALAFGATETAPPSALPVNLWLLVLSTVGLYGGGVVLNDVFDAKLDAVERPERPIPSGRVSVGQASVLGIGLLLIGIGAAYLYSPMSAWLALIIAGLAVFYDRFGKHHALFGPLNMGLCRGVNLLLGISAAGTLPIKVLWPAALIPVIYIAAVTMISRGEVHGGSRTTLWGAAALFTLVSGLQIGTAVELGTLWLAIGFVALHLLLVLRPLWTAIQQPIGPNIGQAVKAGVLSLIVMDAAWAALSGHWLLALCLLVLLPLSLPVARYFAVT; translated from the coding sequence ATGAAGTCTTATTTGCAACTCATGCGCCCGGCCAACTTGCTGACGGCCGCTGCCGACGTACTGGCGGGTGCCGCGCTGGCCTTTGGCGCCACGGAAACGGCGCCCCCGTCGGCCCTACCGGTGAATCTGTGGCTGCTGGTGCTGTCGACTGTCGGTTTGTATGGCGGTGGCGTGGTGCTGAACGACGTGTTCGATGCCAAACTCGATGCCGTGGAGCGGCCCGAGCGGCCCATCCCAAGCGGGCGCGTATCGGTTGGGCAGGCGTCGGTGCTGGGCATCGGGCTGCTGCTTATCGGCATTGGGGCTGCCTATCTGTATAGCCCTATGAGCGCCTGGCTCGCCCTGATCATTGCCGGGCTGGCTGTTTTTTACGATCGATTTGGCAAACACCACGCCCTGTTTGGTCCGCTGAACATGGGCCTGTGCCGGGGCGTCAACCTGCTGCTGGGGATCAGCGCGGCCGGTACGTTGCCCATCAAGGTGTTATGGCCCGCGGCGCTGATACCGGTCATCTACATTGCCGCCGTCACCATGATCAGCCGGGGCGAAGTGCATGGCGGAAGCCGGACGACGCTGTGGGGTGCTGCCGCCTTGTTTACGCTCGTCAGCGGCCTGCAAATCGGGACGGCAGTGGAGCTGGGTACGTTGTGGCTGGCTATCGGTTTTGTAGCGTTGCACCTGCTACTAGTGTTGCGCCCCCTATGGACCGCCATTCAGCAACCCATCGGGCCCAACATCGGGCAGGCGGTGAAAGCAGGTGTGCTGTCGCTCATCGTGATGGATGCCGCCTGGGCCGCGCTCTCGGGCCACTGGCTACTGGCTCTCTGCCTGCTAGTCCTGCTACCCCTCTCGCTACCTGTAGCCCGGTATTTTGCCGTAACGTAG
- a CDS encoding TatD family hydrolase — MNPSHAQEEEIRVDESVHEPVDFMTPIKGMTFFDPHIHMTSRTTDDYQAMADAGIVAIIEPAFWLGQPRTGLATFKDYYSSLVGWERFRSSQFGIKHYCTIGLNSREANNEPLAEQVMELLPLFAYKEGVVGIGEIGFDDQTAAEEKFYRAQLELAKEANLPVQIHTPHRNKKEGTERSMAIALEHGLDPGMVIVDHNNEETVKSVLDKGFWAAFTIYPFTKMGNERMVAVVEQYGPERIMVNSAADWGISDPLAIPKTAALMMMRGIPVEHIRQVTYQNAIDAFAQSGQINVADFESPSEIDQSQTFNGNTILRGGQQPRRDSKSIIIN; from the coding sequence ATGAACCCCTCACACGCTCAGGAAGAAGAAATTCGGGTCGACGAGTCGGTGCACGAACCCGTTGATTTCATGACCCCCATCAAGGGCATGACCTTCTTCGATCCGCACATTCACATGACTTCGCGCACCACCGACGATTACCAGGCGATGGCCGACGCGGGTATTGTGGCGATTATCGAGCCGGCCTTCTGGCTGGGGCAACCCCGCACGGGCCTGGCGACTTTCAAAGACTATTACAGCAGCCTGGTTGGCTGGGAACGCTTCCGGTCGTCGCAGTTTGGCATTAAGCATTACTGCACCATCGGGCTCAACTCGCGGGAAGCCAACAACGAACCGCTGGCCGAGCAGGTGATGGAGTTGCTGCCACTTTTTGCCTATAAAGAAGGCGTGGTGGGTATTGGCGAAATCGGCTTCGACGATCAGACGGCGGCCGAAGAGAAATTCTACCGGGCGCAGCTGGAACTGGCCAAAGAAGCCAACCTGCCGGTGCAGATTCATACGCCGCACCGCAACAAAAAGGAGGGTACCGAGCGCAGCATGGCCATCGCGCTGGAGCACGGCCTCGACCCCGGCATGGTGATCGTGGACCATAACAATGAAGAGACGGTGAAGTCGGTGCTGGATAAAGGATTCTGGGCGGCTTTCACAATCTACCCGTTTACCAAAATGGGCAACGAGCGCATGGTCGCGGTGGTTGAGCAATACGGTCCCGAGCGCATCATGGTCAACTCGGCCGCCGACTGGGGCATCAGCGATCCGCTGGCGATACCTAAAACCGCAGCCCTGATGATGATGCGGGGCATTCCCGTCGAGCACATCCGGCAGGTGACCTACCAGAACGCCATCGACGCCTTCGCCCAGAGCGGTCAGATCAACGTAGCCGATTTTGAGTCGCCTTCCGAAATCGACCAAAGCCAGACGTTCAACGGCAACACCATCCTGCGCGGTGGCCAACAACCCCGCCGGGATAGCAAGTCGATCATTATCAATTGA
- a CDS encoding EboA domain-containing protein, with amino-acid sequence MNLSSLFNEAATDAERQWLQTKQQGPLNAQMAAFVAAPRFIDRRNVPDKPEWTMDRLARVLLLQSICEAEPVKGLQAIEMLFDSAELQELAALYSALPLLPQPKRWLLRATDAVRSNMGPVFDAIAFENTYPADHFSEAAWNQLVLKCIFNDKPLTRIVGLLDRANQTLANDLSNLAHERWAAGRSVPAEAWQLVPRFMNETLLADVTKLLQSPSEADRAAARQVCQTTDYQPAKQLI; translated from the coding sequence ATGAATTTATCCTCTCTTTTCAACGAAGCGGCCACAGATGCCGAACGGCAGTGGTTACAGACGAAACAACAGGGCCCGTTGAACGCGCAGATGGCTGCTTTTGTCGCCGCACCGCGCTTCATCGACCGGCGTAACGTACCTGACAAACCCGAATGGACGATGGACCGGCTGGCGCGGGTCCTGCTGCTGCAATCGATCTGCGAGGCCGAACCGGTGAAAGGTCTACAGGCCATCGAGATGCTGTTCGACTCGGCCGAGTTACAGGAACTGGCCGCGCTCTATTCGGCACTGCCCCTGCTACCCCAGCCCAAACGCTGGCTCCTGCGGGCGACCGACGCCGTCCGGTCAAACATGGGGCCGGTATTTGATGCCATCGCCTTTGAGAACACGTACCCAGCCGATCATTTCTCGGAAGCCGCCTGGAATCAGCTGGTACTGAAGTGCATTTTCAACGATAAGCCCCTCACCCGCATCGTGGGCCTGCTCGACCGGGCCAACCAGACGCTGGCCAACGATTTATCGAATCTGGCGCATGAACGATGGGCCGCCGGCCGGAGCGTACCGGCCGAAGCCTGGCAATTGGTCCCCCGGTTTATGAACGAAACGCTGCTGGCTGATGTAACCAAATTACTCCAGTCGCCCAGCGAGGCCGACCGGGCTGCTGCCCGGCAGGTATGCCAGACGACGGACTATCAACCCGCTAAACAACTTATTTAA